In a single window of the Nicotiana tomentosiformis chromosome 10, ASM39032v3, whole genome shotgun sequence genome:
- the LOC104088591 gene encoding homeobox protein knotted-1-like 6, producing MDDEIYGFHSTSEYADKALMSPENLMMQTEYNMTYHNYNTLSTPPMMFGSDDVQLSSEAANSENNNIHHQIRGSCSRRDDTEDASNIIKAKIVSHPFYPKLLRAYIDCQKVGAPPEIATVLEEIRQQNDFRKPNATSICIGADPELDEFMETYCDILVKYKSDLSRPFDEATTFLSKIELQLSNLCKDDGGVSSDEELSCGEVEGQDASQRSEDNELKDRLLRKFGSHLSTLKLEFSKKKKKGKLPKEARQMLLAWWNDHYRWPYPTEADKNSLAESTGLDPKQINNWFINQRKRHWKPSENMQLAVMDNLSGQFFSDD from the exons ATGGATGATGAAATATATGGTTTCCATTCAACAAGTGAATACGCGGACAAGGCGTTGATGTCACCGGAGAATTTAATGATGCAAACTGAGTACAACATGACTTACCACAACTACAACACTTTGAGTACTCCTCCTATGATGTTTGGATCCGATGATGTTCAATTATCATCTGAAGCTGCTAATTCTGAAAATAATAATATTCATCATCAAATTAGAGGCAGCTGTAGCAGACGCGATGATACTGAAGATGCTTCAAATATTATCAAGGCTAAAATCGTCTCCCATCCTTTTTATCCAAAATTGCTCCGCGCTTATATTGATTGCCAAAAG GTAGGAGCACCACCAGAGATAGCAACTGTACTAGAAGAGATAAGGCAACAAAACGACTTTCGTAAACCAAACGCTACTTCCATATGCATAGGAGCTGATCCTGAACTCGACGAGTTTATG GAAACGTACTGTGATATATTGGTGAAGTATAAGTCGGATCTGTCTAGGCCTTTCGATGAAGCAACTACGTTCCTCAGCAAGATTGAACTGCAACTCAGTAATCTTTGCAAAG ATGATGGTGGTGTATCATCAGATGAAGAGTTGAGTTGTGGGGAGGTAGAAGGACAAGATGCATCACAGAGAAGTGAGGATAATGAACTTAAGGACAGACTCCTACGTAAGTTTGGGAGTCACCTAAGTACTCTAAAATTGGAGTTctcaaagaaaaagaagaaaggaaagctACCAAAAGAGGCAAGGCAAATGTTACTTGCATGGTGGAATGACCACTATAGATGGCCTTACCCTACG GAAGCAGATAAAAATTCGCTAGCAGAATCAACGGGACTAGATCCGAAGCAGATCAACAATTGGTTTATAAACCAAAGGAAGAGACATTGGAAACCGTCAGAGAATATGCAGTTAGCTGTTATGGATAATCTTAGTGGCCAATTCTTCTCAGATGATTGA
- the LOC104088607 gene encoding uncharacterized protein yields MYNNSPVPVANSFQHLLHLNENGKSTEVVKSAQKTNKSSSKELESNDKEDNLAQNKEGEKHVEACLSPQNTVNDSSKAITTYTEIPQAEKDKTGPLMITEHGESDEDNTSEYASDESDEDIRDEEDKYEECNSTDEEELLNAFAPRTSWKDQSGEIAVEDQTKDLIMKGSLSPRQGEKNKKKEKNATGDLAPLTRAKIKAKQIVPQSHPFND; encoded by the exons ATGTACAATAATTCTCCTGTACCCGTGGCTAACTCTTTCCAACATTTGTTGCACCTGAACGAAAATGGGAAATCTACTGAGGTTGTGAAGTCTGCTCAGAAAACTAATAAAAGTAGTTCCAAGGAGTTGGAGTCCAACGATAAAGAAGATAATTTGGCACAAAACAAGGAGGGTGAGAAACATGTTGAAGCAtgcttatctccccaaaatactGTAAATGATAGTTCAAAGGCTATAACCACTTATACAGAG ATACCTCAGGCAGAGAAAGATAAAACTGGACCATTAATGATAACAGAACATGGTGAGTCCGATGAAGACAACACTAGTGAATATGCATCTGATGAATCCGATGAAGACATAAGGGATGAAGAAGACAAATATGAAGAGTGCAATTCTACGGATGAAGAAGAGCTTTTAAATGCTTTTGCTCCAAGAACCTCATGGAAAGACCAGTCTGGAGAGATTGCAGTGGAAGATCAGACAAAGGATCTCATCATGAAAGGGAGTTTATCGCCTAGGCAGGgtgagaaaaataagaaaaaagagaaaaatgctACTGGAGATCTCGCCCCTCTCACTAGGGCAAAGATCAAAGCCAAACAAATTGTTCCCCAATCTCATCCATTTAATGATTAG
- the LOC138900072 gene encoding uncharacterized protein, with amino-acid sequence MTKTSKTVPQKEAASSCRSAGEKPVVGLRPEELILGGVFLDAVVACMLGAIPHLKNWVRSLVSTSTYAERVWHDLSKGRWEARTHGLGKDATMRPPPGDEDVSPPISKPAKENKRKRALNSEGQKPKKRTDRKSKGNTIPLTMELVQRLREEEEEEEEEEKEDDCGMVARARASTEVRRSSELVGVDTAPSRLDEVEEETSAQVPEPRETKDVLSLGEETVEEAVNAGAETGLEAPQDGGGPKRPTWGFCASSRGFLLIPRGAKPVQRKLDVIGRLREEVDAVKAEAEAWTKNIDRLASEKEVARAQLASAETQLQSLKEKALVQTKKIEEFQYRLGSATSDREKLATELAAAKLEVEMATTNADAMVAVYRFDSKAAQARANWVAEHAKCHSRRETLEEIHARGFDLTAEIENAKELEAEARVLAFPNDDDSGSMSGSESGEGLESEDVVPGED; translated from the exons ATGACCAAAACATCTAAAACTGTTCCGCAGAAAGAGGCTGCTTCCTCATGTCGGTCGGCCGGCGAGAAACCAGTGGTGGGGCTACGCCCTGAAGAACTTATTCTCGGGGG TGTGTTTCTCGATGCAGTCGTTGCTTGCATGCTGGGTGCGATTCCCCACCTCAAGAACTGGGTTAGGAGCCTGGTTTCGACATCAACATACGCCGAGCGCGTATGgcatgatttgtcaaagggtcggtgggaggctcgtactcatg GTCTCGGAAAGGATGCGACTATGAGACCCCCGCCCGGTGATGAAGATGTTTCACCACCTATTTCGAAACCGGCGAAGGAgaataagaggaaaagggccttgaactccgagggtcaaaaacctAAGAAGAGAACAGACCGTAAATCCAAGGGGAACACAATTCCGCTGACTATGGAGTTAGTCCAAAGactaagggaagaagaagaagaagaagaagaagaagagaaagaagatgATTGCGGGATGGTGGCCCGTGCGCGAGCTAGCACCGAGGTTCGGAGATCTTCAGAACTGGTGGGAGTTGATACTGCTCCGTCTAGGCTtgatgaggtcgaggaggagacttcggCTCAAGTCCCCGAGCCGAGAGAAACCAAAGATGTTTTATCTCTGGGCGAAGAGACCGTTGAAGAGGCAGTGAATGCCGGTGCAGAAACCGGGCTTGAGGCCCCCCAAGACGGAGGCGGCCCCAAAAGACCCACTTGGG gcttctgtgcttcatcacgaggctttcTTTTAATCCCGAGGGGAGCTAAGCCG GTCCAGCGAAAGCTAGATGTGATTGGGCGGCTTCGTGAGGAAGTGGACGCAGTGAAAGCGGAGGCCGAGGCGTGGACGAAGAATATAGAccgccttgcctcagaaaaggaAGTTGCTCGAGCTCAACTGGCCTCGGCTGAGACCCAACTCCAAAGCTTGAAAGAGAAAGCCTTGGTGCAAACCAAGAAAATTGAGGAGTTCCAGTATCGGTTGGGTTCAGCAACTTCCGATCGAGAGAAGCTGGCCACAGAACTTGCAGCGGCTAAATTGGAGGTCGAAATGGCCACGActaatgctgatgcaatggtggccgTCTACCGGTTCGACTCTAAAGCTGCTCAG GCTCGAgcaaactgggttgccgagcatgctaaatgccactctcgaagggagactctcgaagagatccatgctcgtggatTCGATCTTACAGCCGAGATTGAGAATGCTAAGGAGCTCGAAGCTGAGgccagagtgttggcctttcctAATGATGATGATTCTGGGAGTATGAGCGGATCTGAAAGCGGAGAAGGCCTCGAGAGCGAAGATGTTGTTCCcggagaagactaa